One window of Flavobacteriales bacterium genomic DNA carries:
- a CDS encoding efflux RND transporter permease subunit: MSMNHNEDVEKDLHGPEREFAITTWAVQNRTTVIVLTVLIFLMGIYSYQVMPKESFPEVVTPEIFVSTPYNSSSVVDIEKLITKPLEKEINTISGVDEIKSTTVPNFSAIDVKFNYNISPDQALRKVKDAVDKARGDKNFPTDLPSEPNVIELNFSELMPVMNINLSGDYPMEQLHSYAQHLKDRIESLPEINKVNIRGVPEREVRISLDLYKLEALQLNFNDIAQAIQMENLTMSGGELLTDGQRRAVRVIGEFTDMAQIRDIVVKNIDQKEVRLGDIATVDYAYKEPDSFAREYGKSVVMLDVIKRAGQNLLTASDGIQQILKEDRGRVLPTDLRISVTGDQSDNTRTSVDELMNHIILGVLLVIGTLMLFLGLRNAMFVGLAIPMSMFISFTLLNAFGVTLNIMVLFALILALGRLVDDGIVIVENIYRHMTNGEPPLRATKLAVGEVTMPIIAATTATVMVFVPLLFWPGMMGSFMKYLPITFMIALGSSLFVALVVNPALASKFMKVEEDNMPMKRVWKLAGILAAVGTLILVLGLSFKSDTVFGIGLLTLFFGVMGIVNAKWFVPATDWFQNSWLPRLEARYEKFLRYALDRHHPRTFLFGTFGMLVLVIALLAVFPPKTLFFPENEPQFVNVFIEAPIGTDILKTDSITRIVEKQVMDVIDVPGFKVPPGTKMPDGTITADSTNYLVNSVISQVGEGTSDPGAGGMQVGATPYKGRIAVSFVKFADRHGKKTSDVLKDLQEHVKAPPGVVVSVAKNAAGPPVGKPINIEIKGKEIEGLLAEAERVQRFIELRNVPGIEALRLDIDRAKPEMPIIIDREKARRLNVSTYAIADAVRTALFGKEVSNYRVEGDDDDHEINIRLNDKYRYDPQQLLDMKVTFRDMLNGQIRQIPISAVAHAERTSTFSAIKRKDLDRVVTVSSNIISGYNGNEVVQQIKDQLASGFTVGKDYTLKFTGEQEDQAKDMGFLMMAFLVAIFVVFLIIVAQFNSISYPMVVMSTVLFSTIGVFLGLVVFRMDFIVLMTMLGIISLIGVVVNNAIVLMDFARLLFERSARKLGLPEDRIIPIAESREALVTAGKTRLRPVLLTAFTAVLGLLPLAIGLNFNFLTLFTELDPHIHMGGDNVIFWGPLSWAVIYGLLFATFLTLIMVPVMLLIIQKIKHGRQWKHDLREVHRHSEVG; encoded by the coding sequence ATGTCAATGAACCACAACGAAGACGTAGAAAAGGACCTCCACGGCCCGGAGCGGGAGTTCGCGATCACGACATGGGCGGTGCAGAACCGCACTACGGTGATCGTGCTCACGGTGCTGATCTTCCTGATGGGGATCTACTCCTACCAGGTGATGCCCAAGGAGAGCTTCCCCGAGGTGGTGACGCCGGAGATATTCGTCTCCACGCCTTACAACAGCAGTTCGGTGGTGGACATCGAGAAGCTCATCACCAAGCCCTTGGAAAAGGAGATCAACACCATCAGCGGGGTGGACGAGATCAAGAGCACCACGGTGCCGAACTTCAGCGCCATCGATGTGAAGTTCAACTACAACATCTCGCCAGATCAGGCCCTGCGGAAGGTGAAGGACGCGGTGGACAAGGCGCGCGGCGACAAGAACTTCCCCACGGACCTGCCCTCGGAGCCGAACGTGATCGAGCTCAACTTCAGCGAGCTGATGCCGGTGATGAACATCAACCTCAGCGGCGACTACCCGATGGAGCAGCTCCACTCCTATGCGCAACACCTGAAGGACCGCATCGAATCCCTGCCGGAGATCAACAAGGTGAACATCCGCGGCGTACCCGAGCGCGAGGTGCGCATCAGTCTCGATCTGTATAAGCTGGAGGCGTTGCAGCTCAACTTCAACGACATTGCCCAGGCCATCCAAATGGAGAACCTCACCATGAGCGGTGGCGAACTGCTCACCGATGGGCAACGCCGCGCCGTGCGCGTGATCGGCGAATTCACCGACATGGCGCAGATCCGCGACATCGTGGTGAAGAACATCGATCAGAAGGAAGTGCGCCTCGGCGACATCGCCACGGTGGACTATGCCTACAAGGAACCGGACAGCTTCGCCCGTGAGTACGGCAAGTCCGTGGTGATGCTCGACGTGATCAAGCGCGCGGGCCAGAATCTCCTCACGGCCAGCGACGGCATCCAGCAGATCCTGAAGGAGGACCGCGGCCGGGTGCTGCCCACCGATCTCCGCATCTCCGTTACCGGCGACCAGAGCGACAACACGCGCACCAGCGTGGATGAGCTGATGAACCACATCATCCTCGGCGTGCTGCTGGTGATCGGCACCCTTATGCTCTTCCTCGGCCTGCGCAACGCCATGTTCGTGGGGCTTGCGATCCCGATGAGCATGTTCATCTCCTTCACGCTGCTCAACGCGTTCGGCGTCACGCTGAACATCATGGTGCTCTTCGCGCTGATCCTCGCGCTGGGCCGTCTGGTGGACGATGGCATCGTGATCGTGGAGAACATCTACCGCCACATGACCAACGGCGAGCCGCCGTTGCGGGCCACGAAATTAGCCGTGGGCGAGGTGACCATGCCGATCATCGCCGCGACCACGGCCACGGTGATGGTGTTCGTGCCGCTGCTCTTCTGGCCCGGCATGATGGGCTCCTTCATGAAGTACCTGCCCATCACCTTCATGATCGCCCTCGGCTCCTCGCTCTTCGTGGCCTTGGTGGTGAACCCCGCGCTGGCCTCGAAGTTCATGAAGGTGGAAGAGGACAACATGCCGATGAAGCGCGTGTGGAAACTGGCAGGCATCCTTGCCGCCGTGGGCACGCTGATCCTCGTTCTTGGCCTGTCCTTCAAAAGCGACACCGTCTTCGGCATCGGACTGCTCACCCTCTTCTTTGGCGTGATGGGCATAGTCAACGCCAAGTGGTTCGTGCCCGCCACGGACTGGTTCCAGAACAGTTGGCTGCCCCGCTTGGAGGCCCGCTATGAGAAATTCCTGCGCTATGCGTTGGACCGCCACCACCCGCGGACCTTCCTCTTCGGCACCTTCGGCATGCTGGTGCTGGTGATCGCCCTGCTGGCCGTCTTCCCACCCAAAACGCTCTTCTTCCCGGAGAATGAGCCGCAGTTCGTCAACGTGTTCATCGAAGCGCCCATCGGCACGGACATCCTGAAAACGGATTCCATCACGCGGATCGTGGAAAAGCAGGTGATGGATGTGATCGACGTGCCGGGATTCAAGGTCCCGCCCGGGACCAAAATGCCTGATGGCACGATCACTGCGGACAGCACGAACTACCTCGTCAACTCCGTGATCTCGCAGGTGGGCGAGGGCACCAGCGATCCCGGTGCCGGCGGCATGCAGGTCGGTGCCACGCCGTACAAGGGCCGTATCGCCGTGAGCTTCGTGAAGTTCGCCGACCGCCACGGCAAGAAGACCAGCGATGTGCTGAAAGACCTGCAGGAACACGTGAAGGCCCCGCCCGGCGTGGTGGTCTCCGTGGCCAAGAACGCCGCGGGGCCGCCGGTGGGCAAGCCCATCAACATCGAGATCAAGGGGAAGGAGATCGAAGGGCTGCTGGCGGAGGCCGAGCGTGTGCAGCGCTTCATCGAGTTGCGCAATGTGCCCGGCATCGAGGCCCTGCGCCTGGACATAGACCGTGCCAAGCCGGAGATGCCCATCATCATCGACCGCGAGAAGGCCCGCCGCCTCAATGTGAGCACCTACGCCATCGCCGATGCGGTGCGCACGGCGCTCTTCGGCAAGGAGGTGAGCAACTACCGCGTGGAGGGCGACGATGACGACCACGAGATCAACATCCGCCTGAACGACAAGTACCGCTATGATCCGCAGCAGTTGCTGGACATGAAGGTGACCTTCCGCGACATGCTCAACGGGCAGATCCGGCAGATACCGATCAGCGCCGTGGCGCACGCCGAGCGCACCAGCACCTTCAGCGCGATCAAGCGCAAGGACCTGGACCGCGTGGTGACCGTGAGCTCCAACATCATCAGCGGCTACAACGGGAACGAAGTGGTGCAGCAGATCAAGGACCAGCTCGCCAGCGGCTTTACCGTCGGCAAGGACTACACGCTGAAATTCACCGGCGAGCAGGAGGATCAGGCCAAGGACATGGGCTTTCTGATGATGGCATTTCTCGTGGCCATCTTCGTGGTGTTCCTCATCATCGTCGCGCAGTTCAACAGCATCAGCTATCCCATGGTGGTGATGAGCACCGTGCTCTTCAGCACCATTGGCGTCTTCCTCGGGCTGGTGGTGTTCCGCATGGACTTCATCGTGCTGATGACGATGCTGGGCATCATCTCGCTGATCGGCGTGGTGGTGAACAACGCCATCGTGCTCATGGATTTTGCGCGCCTGCTCTTTGAGCGCAGCGCGCGCAAGCTGGGCCTGCCGGAGGACCGCATCATCCCCATCGCCGAAAGCCGCGAGGCCTTGGTGACCGCAGGGAAGACGCGTTTACGACCGGTGCTGCTCACGGCTTTCACCGCAGTGCTCGGCCTGTTGCCGCTGGCCATCGGGCTCAACTTCAACTTCCTCACCCTCTTCACGGAGCTGGACCCGCACATCCACATGGGCGGCGACAACGTGATCTTCTGGGGCCCCCTCAGTTGGGCGGTGATCTACGGCCTGCTCTTCGCCACCTTCCTCACCCTGATCATGGTGCCGGTGATGCTGCTGATCATCCAAAAGATCAAGCACGGCAGGCAGTGGAAGCACGACCTGCGGGAAGTGCATAGGCATTCCGAAGTCGGTTGA
- a CDS encoding TM2 domain-containing protein — translation MYCRNCGNEVSDQAVMCVACGTPPKAGNKYCSNCKGETSANAEICMKCGVGLGKKSINGEGKDWMTTLLLAIFLGGLGVHRFYTGHTMIGVVQLLTLGGCGIWTLVDIIMIATGKFQDAEGNLLVKS, via the coding sequence ATGTACTGTCGGAACTGTGGAAATGAAGTCAGCGACCAAGCCGTGATGTGCGTTGCCTGTGGGACACCACCAAAGGCCGGCAACAAGTATTGTTCGAATTGCAAGGGGGAAACCTCTGCAAATGCTGAGATCTGCATGAAATGCGGGGTGGGATTGGGAAAGAAAAGTATCAATGGCGAAGGGAAGGATTGGATGACCACGCTGTTGCTGGCTATTTTTCTGGGAGGTCTTGGCGTCCATCGGTTCTACACGGGCCATACCATGATCGGTGTTGTGCAGCTCCTTACGCTGGGCGGTTGCGGCATTTGGACACTCGTGGACATCATCATGATCGCAACGGGCAAGTTCCAGGATGCGGAGGGGAATCTCCTCGTTAAGAGCTGA
- a CDS encoding DUF2752 domain-containing protein yields the protein MRRGISSLRADHTTTAIKAIALIAIPIALALVPLSAVEQGPTLCLYHNLTGHSCPGCGMTRSLVALCHGALGASFAYNKGIIIVAPLLLLLWGNELWIAAKAWIYSC from the coding sequence ATGCGGAGGGGAATCTCCTCGTTAAGAGCTGATCACACTACGACCGCGATCAAGGCCATTGCGTTGATCGCGATCCCCATCGCGCTTGCGTTGGTGCCGCTCAGCGCGGTTGAACAGGGGCCGACACTTTGCCTGTACCACAACCTCACGGGGCACAGTTGTCCGGGCTGCGGCATGACCCGTTCCCTCGTAGCGTTGTGCCATGGTGCCTTGGGGGCATCCTTCGCCTATAACAAGGGCATCATCATCGTTGCTCCCTTGCTGCTCTTGCTTTGGGGTAATGAACTGTGGATAGCGGCAAAAGCCTGGATCTACAGCTGTTGA